The following are encoded in a window of Amblyraja radiata isolate CabotCenter1 chromosome 7, sAmbRad1.1.pri, whole genome shotgun sequence genomic DNA:
- the dhrs9 gene encoding dehydrogenase/reductase SDR family member 9, whose amino-acid sequence MFAYLLALLLLWFLCWWLRDRVRLGKVSDKHVFITGCDTGFGRLAARAFDREGFQVLAGCLTEEGARSLTTDTSSRLKTIQLDITKSASIEDAVNQITQEVGNAGLWGLVNNAGIAGVLCPTDWLRIEHFRRPIEVNLLGPIAVTLKLLPLVKKARGRIVNVTSVLGRMALGGGGYFPAKFGMEAFNDGLRRDMKSFGIKVACIEPGSFETSMTNFDVHRHSKQCVWDSLPADVRKQYGEDYFLQSCIRREKLMRILSSRDLSQVVWCMEHALTAKYPRTRYSAGIDAKLVWIPMTYLPTFITDYLLSTDKIIDPNAV is encoded by the exons ATGTTTGCCTATCTCCTGGCACTGCTGCTGCTCTGGTTTCTGTGCTGGTGGCTACGGGACAGAGTCAGGCTGGGGAAGGTTTCGGACAAGCATGTTTTCATCACCGGCTGCGACACTGGTTTTGGCCGTCTGGCGGCCAGGGCCTTCGACAGGGAGGGGTTCCAGGTGCTGGCGGGCTGCCTGACCGAGGAAGGAGCTCGGAGCCTGACGACGGACACTTCCAGCAGACTGAAAACCATCCAGCTGGATATCACCAAATCAGCCAGCATTGAGGATGCAGTGAATCAGATCACCCAGGAGGTGGGAAATGCAG GTCTCTGGGGATTGGTAAACAATGCCGGGATCGCCGGAGTTCTCTGCCCCACAGATTGGTTAAGAATCGAACATTTCAGGAGACCCATTGAAGTGAATTTATTGGGACCTATCGCGGTGACGTTAAAGCTGCtgccgctggtcaagaaggccagGGGAAGGATTGTGAACGTGACCAGCGTGCTGGGACGCATGGCTCTGGGTGGCGGTGGCTACTTCCCAGCAAAGTTTGGAATGGAGGCTTTCAACGACGGCTTAAG GCGAGACATGAAGAGTTTTGGGATCAAAGTTGCTTGTATCGAACCGGGGAGTTTTGAAACCAGTATGACGAACTTTGACGTGCATCGCCACAGCAAGCAATGCGTGTGGGATAGCCTGCCAGCAGATGTGAGGAAGCAGTACGGAGAAGATTATTTCTTGCAAT CCTGCATTAGACGGGAGAAGCTGATGAGAATCTTGTCAAGTAGAGACCTGTCGCAGGTAGTGTGGTGCATGGAACACGCTCTGACAGCCAAGTATCCAAGGACCCGCTACAGCGCTGGCATCGACGCCAAACTGGTCTGGATCCCAATGACGTATTTACCAACGTTTATAACTGATTACCTGCTGAGTACGGACAAAATAATCGACCCCAACGCTGTGTAA